TATGCATAAGAATATTTCTTTTATTCTAAATTTTCAATTTAGATTTTTTATTCAAAAAATAAATTTTTAGATAAAAATAGATAATTAGTTGTTGTTTATACTCAATCGGATGAAGCCCAAAAGTGACTATATTTATAAACTACTTAAAATAAATAAATAATATGAGTCTTAAAGAAAAGATTGAAGAATTTCGAAATGAAATCAAAAAATCCAAAAACCCTATCATGTTCTATGATACCGACACAGATGGAGTTACTTCTTATTTGCAATTAAAAAATAAATTCAAAAAAATCACTGGATTTCCAATGCCAAAAGAGTATATCGTTCAAGAAAAAATTGCTAAAAATATAACTTCAACAAATGATTTAATAATTATTTTTGATGTTCCTCTACTATCAGAAACATTTATCAAAATGACAAATGGTAAAAAAATACTCTGGGCTGACCATCATATAACTGAAAATAAAAAACACGCTAAAAAATACAAAATAAATTAATTAAATCCATTAGATTACGACAAAAATGATAATAGACCTTGCACATATCTCTCGTATCTAATTGCAAACCTTAAAAAAAATTTACCACTAGTTGCCCTAGGAAGTATAGCAGATTTTTTTCTTCTAGAGATTTTACCTGAATTATACAAATACAATAAAAAAGAATTTAATGCACTTTTAAAATTAGATAAAACCAAAAGAGAAGAACTTTTCAAATTTATTAAAACATATTCATTTAATGACCTAAAATCATCAGATGAAAGAAATAATTGGATTAGATATCTAACTTATGATGCTAAAGTAATAGATATAAAAAACTTAATAGACTTCCTATTCAAATTAGAAAACGATGAAGACACTCTAATTGCAATAAAAAAACTTGAAAACATAACTCTACAAGAAATAAAAATAAACATAAATGCTGAAAAAGGATTCCCATATGAAGAATATTCAATTCTTAAAAAAAAATACAAAAGCATTTTAAAAAAAGCAATAGAACAAGAACACGATGAAAATTTATTTTTATTTGAATATTCAGGCAAAAAGAGTTACACAAAAACAATATCAGAAGAAATATGTTACAGATTTCAAAAAACTAAAGTAATTGCAATATCATTCACTAAAAACAATTCTCAAAGTTATAGTTGTAGTTTTAGAGGAAATAATTATAATGTAAATGACCTTGTAACTAAATCTTTAGAAGGTCTAAATGGTAGGGGAGGGGGACATCCATTTGCAGCAGGAGTTAGAATAGATAAAGGAGACTACAAAAAATTCAAAGAAAACATAAAACAACTAATCAATAATAATAAAAATTTATAATGAAAAACTACTAGAAATAAACAATGTTAAATAAAAAAGGAAATATTAGTTTAGGAATAAAAACAATTGTTATGGCGCTAATCATAGTTATAATCTTTGTTACATACATGATAATCCTACTTCAAGCATCAAAAGTAAATATTGAAGAAAAAAAACTAAAAACTCAACTAATAACAAATAAGTTTTTTACATCAAAATGTCTTGGAAATGAATTTGCAACCATTGAAGATAACAATTATAATCAAGATCTACTTCAAAAATGTTTCAAAAATATAGACAATGACATATTATTTAGGATACAAATTGAAAATAAAAAAGATTTTATTTATTCTACAACCAAAGAAGAATTTATACAAAAAATGGGATTATGTGGAATTACAAAAAGTAACCAATTATGTACTAAAATGGCCTATCCTGTGACATATATTGAGGATGAGGAGTACAGTACAGAAACACTAATTTTCGAGATAATTACTACAAATTAAGACTCCTGATAAGTACTTACTATTTTTTGACACTATTCGATTACAAAACAAATATTTATAAGTCTCATCTTCAGAAAATAGTATCATCGAACAAAAGTAGTTAATACCTGTTGTAAAACATGGATAACAAATTGCTGATGTAATCAAAAAGTCAATAAACAATAACAATATTTATAAATAGTGAAATATTGTATATAATATTTAGCACAAAATGGTAGTAAAAGAAGAGTTTCTAAACACACTAAGGCAATATTTCAGTCTGAACTTATACGAAGTAAAAATTTGGACAGCCTTACTTTCAAGAAAAGTAGCTACTGCAGGTGAATTAAGTGATCTAGCAATCGTACCTAGATCAAGAACTTACGATGTATTAGAATCCTTAGAAAAAAAAGGATTCGTTATGGTAAAATTAGGAAAACCAATCAAATACATTGCAATTTCACCAGCAGACGTAATTGACAGAGTTAAAAAAAGAGTTCACGAAAAATCTGAAGAAAAATTGGATAAATTAGAATCTCTAAGAGAGAGTCATATTTTAAAAGATTTAGAACAATTACATGAACAAGGAATCCAATTAGTTGAACCTAGTGATTTATCAGGTGCACTAAAAGGAAGATACAACTTATACAACCATTTAGAAGCTATGGTTAAAGGTGCAGAAAATGAAGTGATTATTATGACTACCTCTACAGGATTCTTAAGAAAAATTGAAGCACTTAAAGGTGTTTTCGAAGAATTACAAGAAAGAGGAGTATCAATTAAAATTGCCTGTCCTAAAACTGATAAAACTGAATCATTATCTAAAGATATGAAAGATATTGCAGAAGTAAGATTTACTGATGAAATTGAAGCAAGATTCTGTATTATTGATGGAGAAGAAGTATTATTCATGACACTTCATGATAAAGACATATATCCTGCATATGATATCGGAGTTTGGGTAAACACACCATTCTTTGCAAAAGCTCTTCAACAATTATTCGAGATTGCTTGGAGAACTATTAAATAAATTCTTCTTTTTTAATTTTTAATAAAAACAAATTTTTAGAAATAATATTCTTAGAACTAAATATACACAAGAAAGAAAAATATATTACTTTTTAGAACCTTCTAACTCAGCCATTTTTTTATTCAAAGAATGAGCATAAGCTCTCAAATTTCTATTCTCATTTTGAGTCTTCAACATTAAAGCTGAAACATCATTTAAAATCCCACTAAAATCATTATTATTCATAACAATTTTCTCAGGATCCTCAACTTCAATTGAAGAAGGAGTGTAATCAACAATAAAAGCTAATAATTTAGAAGCATTCTCAAACTTTGCACTAACTTCTAAAAAACCACCATACAATGTAGTCTCTTCATCAAGTTCAGGTTTCCCAACATCAGAACTAACAACCTTAAAGTTATCTTTTTCTGCCTTCAATTTATCTAAAACAACATTTAAAGCCTTTTCAACATTCTCAACAGGTTTGCCTGCAATTTGAATAATAAATGCAGCTGTAATCTTTTCTGCCATAATAATCTAAAAGTAAAACTACTTTATAAATATTAGGAATAATTATTAAAATAATTTATCTCCAAACTTTCTCCCTAAAATTGGAATTTACAAACAATACAGTTTTATGGACTATATATTTCATCTCGAGTTTTATTACTACATTCCCTAACAACTTCATAGTCAATTGCAACTCCTGTTGCTTGCTCTAACCTTTGTCTTGCATCAGGAAAATACCTTTCACTATTTTTACTTAATTCAATATCTGCATGAGCTCTTTTCATTAACACATTTGAAGGTTCTACTTGTGTTAATTTGATTAAACTACTTATTTGATTAAAATCATTTCTTTGAATTAAATTTACATATTCTTTTTGAATTTCATATCTATTTAATCCTAAATTTGGATCTACTTTAGTTATTTGTTGAATTTTTACCATTTCTTGATAATGTTTATTTTCCTGATAATGTTTATATGCATCTTGAACAATTTTTTCACTAGGATTTACTCCAGTTATATATTTTAATCTTGATACATTATTAACATCAAATCTACCCTTAAGCGCATATTCATATCCTGCCTGAATGGATTCTTCCAAATATACAGGTTTAACTCCAGTTAATTTTTCAATTTCATAATTAGTGTCAAAAAGACCACATCTTAAACAAGAGTTATGTGCTTTTTGAACTTCTTCTTCAGTGAATTTTGGTTTAATTTTTGTATGTTTCAGTAAATCTTCAATTCTATTTGGACGCATAGCTTTAAGATATTTACTATATGCTGCATGTACATCACTAGTTTCAAAATTATCATCATACAAAGGATGTTTACCAAGATCGCTTTGAATATCATCAAGACTAATTCCTTTTAATAATGCCAATTTAGTTGCTTTTTTAATTTCATTTAGCATTAAAATAAAGGAAAAATTACTTTGCATACTATTTAATATTTGAGTAAAACCTTCATTCATAGATTTATCAATTGCTTTATATAAAGACTCTGTTGAAACTGGAACACCAGTTACATTTTGAATACCTCTAACAGAATCAGTCCTTACACTTTCATTTAATCTTTTTTCATAGTAATCTTCTACAACTTGAGTTAATTTTTCATTTTGTGTTATACTTAAAGGCATTTCAGAAATATCTGTAAATCTTTTAATATCAAATATTTTAGATAATAGACCACCATGTATTTTTTCATTAGCTAACTTATCATCATATATTTTTGAAATTATAGCATCAGACGGTTGCTGTGTACAAATAGTTTTAAATTCAACTAAACCACCAAGACAATTTGAATAATATTCATACATTTCATCTACAAATTCTTGAGAGTAATATGGAGCCTTACCTACTTCAATTGATTTTAATTCTAACTTTTCATAATCAAATTTTTCTGCATACTTTTCAAATTCATCTCTTACTAGATCAGGTTCTGAAGTTGGAACAGTCACAGATTCAGTTTGACTTGTTAAAGTATTATTTTGTGATACTATATCATCTAAAGTTTTCTTTGCTTTATTATTAAATACAAAGTTTAATTTCTTACTCAATTTTTCGATTATATTCATTTTTTTTTCCATTTTTTATAAGGTTCGCAACTCCTTGTTGCTACTACTATATAGTGGTCTTTAAAGTACTTAAACAGTAGTTCTCCTAAAGAGGAGAGTATTTAATCATTAACATAATAATATTAATAAACTAAGAAAAATTAAAAGAAAAAAACTAATTAGAATTAGTCCAAATAGTATCCCACAACTTGTGATACTGGCCAGCCAACTCCTCGGACTCAATTAAAATTGCAGAAAACTCTTCAGCAAAAGTCATTAAAAGTACTTTATTCTTAAAAATAGACATAGCAGGAGGGATTTCCAAAGAAGTAAACCTTAACTCAGAAGAATTATAATCTTCTAATTCCTTTTTATTTTCAATTTTAGAAATACCTTTTACAACCAACTCAGCAGCTTTTCTCCTAGTGTCAAGTATTTCAAAAAAAGTAATAATGTCTTCATTTAAAACATCATGAGCCACACCAAAATATTTATGTAGTTCACCACTCTCAGCATCCTCAAATAGTTTCAAGGAAGCGCCCATCATTCCCTTTTTACCTATAAATACCTCAACTTTAGGACAAGATATTTGAATTTTAGACTTCAACAATTCCAATTCAGGAATAATTTTTACAAATTTCTCTTTTTTTACTTCAATATATTCTTCAATATTTTCAGGACCTGTTGCAAAATAGTGTTTAACATTATTCTTCAAAACAAATGAAACAAAACCTTTCTCAATCAAAGACAAAATAGAATTGTGAATAACTGAGCTTTGAATTCCAGTTTTTAGAATAATTTCTCCAGATTTACATTCACCAAGTTTTAATATCGCTAAATAAATTTTTGCTTGAGAATTAGTCATACCAGAAGTTTCAATTAAAGTTTTTTCTATATCCATATTAAATTATAAAATAACTCACTTATATAATTTATCAAAAAAAGAATAAAAAATGTTTTATTTTATTGAAGCCACTCAGGAAGCTTTGAAGTAATTCCTTCTAAAGGGCCATTTAATAATACAATATAAAATGGTGCAAATCCAATTAATGCTGCAACAACCAATTTATGCCAAAACTTCTCACTAAAACCACCACCACTAATACCTTTAATAGCATGTGATGAAACTATTTTCAAAAGCATAAATGCCATAATAATCGCTGATGCAACAATACTATTTCCACTTGCATCTACAAAAAGGATTCCATTAAGCCACACAGGAAACCATTCTTGAAGTGTAAACCAACTAACATTTGATGCAATAAGTACACCCACAACCGAAAACAAAAGGCCGTGCCACATATCCCCTAAAAAATCTTTTCCACTAGTCATATTCTCATCTTCATAAACGAAAAATGCTTCGAGTATTCCAACTAAAATACCTACAACTAAAGGTAACGCCAAACTAAATGTTATTTCTTCTACTGCCATTTTTTATTTTTATCTGTAATAGTTTTATTTATTCTTCATCCTCGCAAGGACTAATATTTATATCTCCAAAATGTTCTTCTTGCTTAAGTTTCAACTTAGAATTATTATGTAAATGTAATAGAGGAATAAACCTGTCCAAAATTTCCATTTTCTCTTCAAGACCATCAACTAAATGATTAAAACATAAATGTCCTTTCTTTGAAGAAAATTCAGATTTTACTAAATCATATAATTCCTCTATTAATTGTTTCAAATCCTTAGGTCTTTTTTCATACATAGGACCATCATATTTCGTATCTCCAGATCGTTGAAAAAAATTAGTTCGTCTCCTATTACTTTGCTCAAAAGTTTTCTCCAAAGTTTTAATTAAATCAAAAATAGTAACTTTTCTCTTTCTTGCAATAGGATTCCTATACTTAAGCACATACTTCTTCTTTTTCAAATCAATTTCATCAAGTTCTAAATCAAGTCCTTCTAAAGCATCAAGCTCATCAAAACCATTACTATCAGATTGAACTTGTGCAATTTTATCCTCAATTCCTCTAATATCTCTCTCAAGTAAAGTCTCTGTTTTTGTCTTCAAAAGAAACACTGCAACAGTTAAAAACTTGCCAGAAACATCAAAATCAACATCTTTTAACTCTTTTAAAGATTGAATATATTTGTTAGTTAAAAGACTCAAATCAATATCCCAAGGATTTAAACCCTCTTTATGAATTAACTCATACAAAAAGCTCTTCCAATCAATCACATCTTTATTAGTTGCAACATCATAAATTCTCTCTTCAGGTTTAATATAAACTAATTCCTCTTGATTTGACTGAGAAGGCATACTAAATACCTCTAAAAACCCTTTATAAATATTTGTACTTACTTAAGTAAGAGAATGATATATTATAAAAATATAAAAAAAAGAAAAAGGTATGATAAAGAAAATTCTATTAATTTTATTCTTATTTTTTATAGGAATTAACATCACAAATGCTGGTTATGAGTTTAACGAATCAAATCAAAACCTCACACTAGAAAGAGTTGGGTGGTGTACAGACCTTGAAGTAATATTTACTGCATGGAATGAAAATCAATACGAGGATATTGAAAATATACAAGAAAACCTTTGTGAAGAAGATGAAACTCCTGAAGATGACCATTGTGATGAATTTTTAGATATAACTGGAACATACACAATCTACAATGGACCTCTAGATAGCTTACCTATATTTGAAGAAGGAACAATTGGAGATGATGGTATCTTTAAAGTATTTTTTACACAAGAACAAAAATATTTAATTGAAGTATACTCCGAAGATAATGAAGATAATAGCTACAATGACCATCACGAACTATATGATATAATGGAATGCAAAGAAGCTGACCCAACAAAAGTAGAACAAACTCAATACAATTTAGAATATTTTAATCATTCATTTAATTTTCCAAACTCAGAACTTACAGTAAATATCGAAAATACACCAATAAAAGAAAGCGCAGAAATAAAAATTGAAGACTTATCAAGCATCGAAAATAAACCTTCAGATGCAATAAAAACTCTCAAAATTTCAGCTGTTAAAGACTCATTCATAGATAAAAATTATAGTAAATTAGACTTTGAATTTGATTTAGATTTTACTAACTCAATTATTAAAGTATACAAATTCGATTCAGCAAAACAATCGTGGAATGAAATAACATATACTAATACATCTAATAAATTAATTCTTGAAAGCATAGATTTTGGAATTTATTCAATAACAAAAGAAAGTACAATTATAATTGAAAATTCAACTAACACAGCAATAAACAATGAAGAAACAAATAATGATGAATTAGAAACTGAAGCTGAAACAACAAATCTTGTTGATGAAACTGAAATTGAACAAGAAGAAAGTAAAGCGAAGTTATTTGGATTTGTCTTTTTAGGATTAATTGGAGTAATAATATTAATTATTACAATCTTAAAAATAAGCCATAAAAAAGAAATTCAAACTTATAATCAAAAGATAGGAGAAAAAGAAACTAGTAATCCAATTCAAGATGTACTTACAACATATAATGACACCTACAATAGTACAAAACAATACATTTTGCAATACAAAGCAAGTTACACCAAAGAACAACTAATCACTGCTCTAAAAACCTCCAATGTGCCTACAGATATAATTGATAAAGTAATTAGTGAAGAATATTAATCTTCAATTATTATATCTAAATTCTTCAATTAAAAAAAGCAATAAAAAATATTCCAACTAATATTATTATAGTTGCCAGTATTCTTTGAGAAGTATTTTTTTCTTTAAATAAAATATATGCTCCAACTACAGAAAATAAAATACTCATCCTTTTTATTGAAAATACATAAACTACTAAATTTAAATTCACTGCACTCCATTGAAAAATCGAAGTTAAACCTTAAAATAATTTTTAATATTATCTTTAGTTTTTTTATCAACTTTTTTCCAATCAAGAGCAACTTCTAAAACTTGATCAAAAGTTTTAACTGGCACAATTTTAATCTTAGCTTTAGTTTCATCAGATATAACAATATCTTTCAAATTACTCGCAGGAACAATAACAGTTTTAATCCCACTCATAATCGCACCTTCAATCTTTGCAGAAATTCCTCCAATAGGAAGTACTTCTCCTCTAATTGACAAAGACCCAGTCATTGCAACTTCTTGTCTAATTGGTATAGATTTAAGCGCAGAAACAATTGCAGTTGCAACTGCAATAGATGCACTATCACCTTCAACACCACTATGAGTTTGAATAAATTGAATATAAATACTATAATCCTTTGTCAAATCCTCCCCAAAAATTTTTTGAATAAGAGCTGAAATATTAGTTACACTCTCCTTTGCAATCTCTCCAAGCTTACCTGTAGCAATAAATTGGACTCCTTTTCCACCCTTTACTACTTCTGCCTCAATAGTTAAAACCATACCTGAATAAGGCGGACTAGAACCAATAACTGCCAAACCATTAACTCTTCCAATAGAAACTCCTTTTGTTATAATAATAGAATACTCTTTCTTAACCTCAGTGTATCTTGAAATCATTTGCTCTTCAATAGACTTCACTTTCTCAAAAGCCATTTTAATATCTTCTACCTCTGTAAGTAAAGCTCCTCTCTCAATTGCAATATCTCCTGCAGCACGCACAATACCACCAAGCTCCCTAAATCTAGTAGTTAATTTATTTGCTTTATCACCTCTTTTTTTAGCTTCCATGACAATATAATCACAAGCTGCAGAAGTAAAATGTGGAATCTTACCATCATTTTTAACTTCTTGAGCAATGAATTGCATAATTTTTTTCCTATTCTCCAAATTATCATCCATTACATCATTCATATAAATTTCATACCCATAACCCCTAATTCTTGATCTTAAAGCAGGATGCATATGATTTAGAGTCTCTAAATTACCTGCCGCAACTAAAATGAAATCAGTAGGAACTGGAGTCGAACGAACCATCGCTCCAGCACTCCTCTCAGACCTTCCAGTAATAGGCATCTGTTTTTCTTGAATTGCAGTAAGAAGTTCTTGTTGCATTTCAGGTTTAAGAGTTGCAATTTCATCAATAAATAAAACTCCACCATTAGCTTTATGTATCATTCCAGAAACAACTCTTTGATGTGCAGGAGTTCCCATTCCACCACTCTGAAAAGGATCATGTAAAACATCACCTAAAAGTGCACCTTCATGAGCTCCAGATGCATCTTCAAAAATCATTTTTCTACCAGTATTATCAACTATAAGTTTAGGAGTAGAATTATCATTCCCACCAGGAAGTCCAGCCCTTTTACCAATACTAGAAAACAAAGCAAACGCCAAAATCAAAATTCCGAAAAATGCAAGTTGGCCTATAATTGCTGCTGCATAAATAACATCTGAAATTCCTCCACTCTTCCACAAATAATGTAAATAAATCGACATAACAACTGATAAAATAAAAATGAAAATGAAAACCATTCCTTGACCCTTACCAATAGATTTAATTTGGGAAAATTTAATTTTATCAATAATTTTTTGACCATCTCCAGCCTCAGTTACCTTAACAATAGGATTATTATCATCCTTAGGATTAGGATAAGATAAAACATCAAGAGCATTTTTAGTAGATAAAATCTCTGCAATGGCCTTTCCAAGCATACTCTTCCCAGTACCAGGCTCACCTAATAATAAAACATGTCTCCTCTGAGCTGCAGCTTTATTAATTATTTCAAGAGCTTGTTCTTGTCCAATCACATTCTCTACAATCTTTTCAGAAATCTTAATCTCTCCAGTATGTTTAAAATTAAGATAATCTTTCTTACTAATTTCTTTATATTTCACATCAGAACTCTTAGAATTTTTTTTAGAAGATTTTTCCATATAGAATAATATAACACTAGATTTAAAAAGATTTCCAATATATAATAAATATAATCTAGTTACATCTTTTTATGTAATAAATGATAAAGTTCAAATACCCTGGATAAAATCTCAGAACTTAAATCATTATTAATAACTCTTATTAAAAGTAAATTATATGCATCCTTATACTCTTTAGGTTCAAGCCAGAATGTCAAATTCACATAATCTACAGCCCTTTTATTTGAAACTTGAATTTTTGCTGCCTTAAACAAAGAATTCTCAAAAGTTAAAAATGAACTAAACTTATCATCTTTATCTAAAAATAAAAAATCACACTCAAAACTCTTAAAATTAGACCTACTTACAACATAATTTCCTTTTACATCATCTCTAGAAACAAAAACAACAAATTTTCGAGAACTAAGCTTAATTTTATCAACAAAAGAACTATTCTTCTCATAAAACTCATCATCAATCTCAAATAAAAAACCTAAATTACCCATTAAATATAAAATTCAAAAAAACTTTATAAACTATTACAAACAAATATACCTATGAATAAAAAAGAGGAATTAGAAAAAGTAAAACAAGAAATTTTAACAAAATTAAAATGTCCTCTAAAAGATGCAGCCCTAAATCTAGTATTTGGTAAAGGAAATGAAAATGCTAAAATACTATTCATTGGTGAAGCTCCAGGCGCAAAAGAAGATGAAATTGGTCTGCCGTTTGTTGGAAGAGCAGGGAAAAAACTAGACAAACTACTAAATCAAATTGAACTAACAATTGATGAAGTATATATTGCAAATATCCTAAAATATAGACCTCCAAAAAATAGGGACCCAAATAAAGAAGAAATCCGAAATCATACACCATACTTAATTGAGCAAATAAAAATAATAAAACCTCAAATAATTGCAACGCTTGGAAATTATGCAACAAAATTTGTTCTTGCAAACTTCAACCCTGACGAAATGAAAAAAGTAAAAGGAATTGCTGAAATTCATGGACAAAAACACGAAATTGAATTCGAAAATGAAAAATTTTTAGTAATCCCAATATATCACCCCTCCGCCATGATGTACAAACCATCCCTAAAAGAAGATTTCGAAAATGACTTCAAAATTATGGCAAAAATAATTGGTACAAAATTCAAAAAAGAAGAAATACAAAAATCATTAATTTAATTCCATCTCATATTACAAACATTTCCAAAAGTTACACCTTCTGATTGAGAATTTATTATATTAACATGACCTTTACCAAATACATCATTCTTAGCATGAACCATCTCTACCTCATTTGTATCAAACAAACTACTATCATAAACATAATAAGTAGCACTACAGCCACAATCAGTGGTTTTATATTCAATCAAGACTGCTCCAAAAACTCCTCCCAAAGATACCATAAAAAATATCAAAATTATAAATATAAATTTTTTAATCATTTTTTTCTTAAATAATGAAGTAAAATTATGAATTTTTAAATTTATAAAACTATCTAATTTTTGAAAAATTAAATTGTTCTTAATACAGCAAAGCAAATGATAGAACTATCTAAAATATTATTTATCCCAATCATTAATCATCTCAAACTGATCCTTATAAATTAAATTTTTCTCAGAAGTTTCAAGAATTAAAGGTATGTTCCTTTTCTTAAAAAATAATCCTATTTTTTTCAAACTCTCAACTCCAATATTCCCATATCCAATTTCTCTATGACCATCAATTTTTGAATTGAATTCATTTCTTGCATCATTAAGATGTATACAAAAAAGATTTTCATACCCAATATTTCTTTCAATATCAAAAAACCATTTTTCAATAAATTCAAACTTAGACAAATCATAACCAGAAACAAAAAAATGACAAGTATCTAAACAAAATCTAATTCTCTTTTTTTGCTCATCAGAAAACAAATTATAAACCTTTTTGATCCCTTCAAGATCATATCCTAAATCTCCTTTTGAACCAGGAGTATTCTCCAAAA
Above is a genomic segment from Candidatus Woesearchaeota archaeon containing:
- a CDS encoding uracil-DNA glycosylase codes for the protein MNKKEELEKVKQEILTKLKCPLKDAALNLVFGKGNENAKILFIGEAPGAKEDEIGLPFVGRAGKKLDKLLNQIELTIDEVYIANILKYRPPKNRDPNKEEIRNHTPYLIEQIKIIKPQIIATLGNYATKFVLANFNPDEMKKVKGIAEIHGQKHEIEFENEKFLVIPIYHPSAMMYKPSLKEDFENDFKIMAKIIGTKFKKEEIQKSLI
- the lonB gene encoding ATP-dependent protease LonB encodes the protein MEKSSKKNSKSSDVKYKEISKKDYLNFKHTGEIKISEKIVENVIGQEQALEIINKAAAQRRHVLLLGEPGTGKSMLGKAIAEILSTKNALDVLSYPNPKDDNNPIVKVTEAGDGQKIIDKIKFSQIKSIGKGQGMVFIFIFILSVVMSIYLHYLWKSGGISDVIYAAAIIGQLAFFGILILAFALFSSIGKRAGLPGGNDNSTPKLIVDNTGRKMIFEDASGAHEGALLGDVLHDPFQSGGMGTPAHQRVVSGMIHKANGGVLFIDEIATLKPEMQQELLTAIQEKQMPITGRSERSAGAMVRSTPVPTDFILVAAGNLETLNHMHPALRSRIRGYGYEIYMNDVMDDNLENRKKIMQFIAQEVKNDGKIPHFTSAACDYIVMEAKKRGDKANKLTTRFRELGGIVRAAGDIAIERGALLTEVEDIKMAFEKVKSIEEQMISRYTEVKKEYSIIITKGVSIGRVNGLAVIGSSPPYSGMVLTIEAEVVKGGKGVQFIATGKLGEIAKESVTNISALIQKIFGEDLTKDYSIYIQFIQTHSGVEGDSASIAVATAIVSALKSIPIRQEVAMTGSLSIRGEVLPIGGISAKIEGAIMSGIKTVIVPASNLKDIVISDETKAKIKIVPVKTFDQVLEVALDWKKVDKKTKDNIKNYFKV
- a CDS encoding deoxyribonuclease IV, coding for MVKLSHLGFHISRPNNLFNEIIEFSNLIGCNAIQVFLKSSLHNFDVIDEYEFLRVKNYVLKNEIFLIGHGALNLAKNYSNNLDEIYLFVLDMYKISALGGKGIILHIGKEVDSLAFENIKMNVDYILENIPKDLYLVLENTPGSKGDLGYDLEGIKKVYNLFSDEQKKRIRFCLDTCHFFVSGYDLSKFEFIEKWFFDIERNIGYENLFCIHLNDARNEFNSKIDGHREIGYGNIGVESLKKIGLFFKKRNIPLILETSEKNLIYKDQFEMINDWDK
- a CDS encoding DHH family phosphoesterase codes for the protein MSLKEKIEEFRNEIKKSKNPIMFYDTDTDGVTSYLQLKNKFKKITGFPMPKEYIVQEKIAKNITSTNDLIIIFDVPLLSETFIKMTNGKKILWADHHITENKKHAKKYKIN
- a CDS encoding segregation/condensation protein A — its product is MPSQSNQEELVYIKPEERIYDVATNKDVIDWKSFLYELIHKEGLNPWDIDLSLLTNKYIQSLKELKDVDFDVSGKFLTVAVFLLKTKTETLLERDIRGIEDKIAQVQSDSNGFDELDALEGLDLELDEIDLKKKKYVLKYRNPIARKRKVTIFDLIKTLEKTFEQSNRRRTNFFQRSGDTKYDGPMYEKRPKDLKQLIEELYDLVKSEFSSKKGHLCFNHLVDGLEEKMEILDRFIPLLHLHNNSKLKLKQEEHFGDINISPCEDEE